Proteins encoded in a region of the Zea mays cultivar B73 chromosome 2, Zm-B73-REFERENCE-NAM-5.0, whole genome shotgun sequence genome:
- the LOC100191746 gene encoding putative leucine-rich repeat protein kinase family protein precursor, giving the protein MAALLAFLLLLLLLLSGGAAGDDVAALLEFKKGIAGRDRDRVLGSWSRPATTEAGSGGGCPASWRGVACDGGAVVGVALDGLGLGGELKLATLAGMRALQNLSLAGNAFSGRLPPGIGSLSSLRHLDLSRNRFYGPVPARLANLSGLVHLDLSRNNFTSAFPTDGIQQLQNLRRVDVRGNSFWGNATDLLAKLRNAEHVDLSDNLFTGTIDLDLRSLSSIGNTVRYLNLSHNNLDGGFFRNETVGAFKNLAVLDLSNNGLAGTVPRLDAWFSLEFFSVAGNGLFGMMPETLLQNSMRLVEVDLSRNGFSGSLPIVNSTTLKVLNLSSNVLSGSLPATMGKCTSVDLSGNLFSGELAILRSWDGIVEVIDLSSNKLVGSYPNDASQFQNLVSLKLRNNSLSGSLPSVLGTYQKLSVLDLSQNTLEGSVLPTFFMSPTLTVLNLSGNKFSGTIPFESTHSTESILLSSQPGLRIVDLSSNSLTGPLPPDISNLQKLEFLILMMNELSGEIPSEISKLQALEYIDLSHNHLTGRIPDMPQNGLKVFNVSYNNLQGTVPKSIEKFPLSCFRPGNDMLVFPDGLPAGNDDYTGVSQGQTSHVHKAGVRVALIIGCIGAVLLVIFIALAFYVVRSQELCGRNGFRSQITIRDLKGRISPPNLFKPPKDNVIPSKTSFSNDHLLRAAARSMSAQKELLAEASVEYGYTDPKEVAESTSLGVTETSSAIQAQESSPRSALPTSPHFADSRFLEEPVAFEVYSPDRLAGELIFMDSTLVFTAEDLSRAPAEVLGRSSHGTTYKAVLQSGHVLTVKWLRVGLVKHKKEFTKEIKRIGTIRNPNIISWRAFYWGPKEQERLIISDYVNGDSLALYLYESTPRRYSRLSVPQRLRIAIDLARCLQFLHQEKGLPHGNLKPTNIFLAGPDLSPKLVDYGLHRFMTPSGTAEQILNLGALGYRAPELANAAKPAPTFKADVYAFGVIVMEMLTRRSAGDIISGQSGAVDLTDWVQMCSREGRGTDCFDRDIAGLEESPRVMDELLAVSLRCVLPVNERPSMKTVCDDLCSITA; this is encoded by the exons ATGGCCGCGCTACTCGCGTtcctcctcctcctgctgctgctgctctccGGGGGCGCCGCCGGCGACGACGTGGCGGCGCTGCTCGAGTTCAAGAAGGGCATCGCGGGGCGAGACCGGGACAGGGTGCTGGGGTCCTGGTCGCGGCCCGCGACGACCGAggccggcagcggcggcgggtGCCCCGCGTCGTGGCGCGGCGTGGCGTGCGACGGCGGCGCGGTGGTCGGCGTGGCGCTCGACGGCCTCGGCCTGGGGGGCGAGCTCAAGCTCGCGACCCTCGCCGGCATGCGCGCGCTCCAGAACCTCTCCCTCGCCGGGAACGCCTTCTCCGGCCGCCTGCCGCCCGGCATCGGCTCCCTCTCCTCGCTGCGCCACCTCGACCTCTCCCGGAACCGCTTCTACGGGCCCGTCCCGGCCCGCCTCGCCAACCTCTCGGGCCTCGTCCACCTCGACCTCTCCCGCAACAACTTCACCTCCGCCTTCCCCACCGACGGGATCCAGCAGCTGCAGAACCTGCGCCGCGTCGACGTCCGCGGCAACAGCTTCTGGGGCAACGCCACCGACCTGCTCGCCAAGCTCCGCAACGCCGAGCACGTCGACCTCAGCGACAACCTCTTCACGGGGACCATCGATTTGGACCTCCGCAGCCTCTCCAGCATCGGGAACACGGTCAGGTATCTCAACCTCAGCCACAACAACCTGGACGGGGGCTTCTTCCGGAACGAGACGGTGGGCGCGTTCAAGAACTTGGCGGTCCTTGATTTGAGCAACAACGGGCTTGCTGGCACAGTGCCGAGGCTCGATGCGTGGTTCTCGCTCGAGTTTTTCAGCGTTGCCGGGAATGGGCTATTCGGGATGATGCCTGAGACACTCCTCCAGAATTCCATGCGGCTTGTCGAGGTTGATCTCAGCAGGAACGGCTTCTCAG GGTCATTGCCGATTGTGAATTCTACGACTTTGAAGGTGTTGAATCTCTCTTCAAATGTCTTATCAGGATCATTACCAGCCACCATGGGCAAATGTACCTCAGTTGATCTTAGTGGGAACCTGTTTTCAGGGGAATTAGCTATATTACGTTCCTGGGATGGGATTGTTGAGGTCATTGACTTGAGCTCAAACAAATTGGTGGGAAGCTACCCAAATGATGCCTCCCAGTTTCAGAACTTAGTGTCACTGAAATTACGAAACAATTCATTGTCAGGGTCTCTCCCTTCGGTGTTGGGTACCTATCAGAAGTTATCTGTCCTTGATCTGAGTCAGAACACCCTCGAGGGATCTGTGTTGCCTACTTTCTTCATGTCACCAACTTTGACTGTGTTAAATCTTTCTGGAAATAAATTTTCTGGAACTATTCCATTTGAGAGCACCCATTCAACGGAATCAATACTTCTTTCATCTCAACCAGGTCTCAGGATTGTTGATCTGTCCAGCAATTCTTTGACTGGGCCATTGCCACCAGATATCTCGAACCTGCAAAAACTTGAGTTCCTCATTCTTATGATGAATGAATTATCTGGGGAGATTCCCAGTGAGATAAGCAAGCTTCAAGCACTGGAGTATATTGACTTATCACACAACCACCTGACAGGCAGAATTCCGGATATGCCTCAAAATGGCCTGAAGGTGTTCAATGTATCTTACAACAATCTACAAGGAACTGTTCCCAAAAGTATCGAAAAGTTTCCTTTATCTTGCTTCCGACCTGGAAATGACATGTTAGTTTTCCCAGATGGCCTCCCTGCTGGAAATGATGATTACACCGGAGTTTCTCAGGGCCAAACATCTCATGTACATAAGGCTGGTGTTCGAGTTGCTCTTATTATTGGTTGCATTGGAGCTGTTTTGCTAGTTATCTTCATAGCCCTAGCATTCTATGTGGTCAGGTCTCAAGAGCTTTGCGGAAGAAATGGATTTAGAAGTCAGATCACTATCAGGGATCTGAAGGGGAGAATAAGCCCTCCAAATCTGTTCAAGCCCCCGAAAGATAATGTGATACCAAGTAAAACAAGTTTCTCAAATGATCATCTCTTAAGAGCCGCAGCTAGATCGATGTCTGCCCAGAAAGAGTTATTGGCTGAAGCCTCTGTTGAATATGGCTACACTGATCCAAAGGAAGTTGCCGAGTCCACAAGTTTAGGTGTGACCGAGACTTCTTCTGCAATCCAGGCTCAGGAGTCTTCTCCACGGTCTGCATTGCCAACATCGCCACATTTTGCTGATTCTAGATTCCTTGAGGAACCTGTTGCTTTTGAAGTATACTCTCCAGACCGGCTGGCTGGAGAATTGATCTTCATGGACAGCACTTTGGTTTTCACAGCTGAGGATCTGTCACGTGCACCGGCGGAAGTTCTTGGAAGGAGCAGCCATGGAACAACGTATAAAGCTGTTCTACAAAGCGGGCATGTCCTAACAGTGAAATGGCTGCGTGTCGGTCTTGTGAAGCATAAAAAGGAGTTCACAAAGGAGATAAAGAGGATTGGCACTATCAGGAATCCAAATATAATTTCATGGAGAGCCTTCTATTGGGGCCCTAAGGAGCAAGAGAGATTAATTATTTCTGACTATGTCAATGGTGATAGCTTGGCACTTTACCTTTATG AGTCGACTCCAAGAAGATACTCCCGCCTATCGGTTCCTCAGCGTCTCAGAATCGCCATCGACCTAGCCCGCTGCCTCCAGTTCCTACACCAGGAGAAGGGCTTGCCGCACGGCAACTTGAAGCCAACTAACATATTCTTGGCTGGTCCTGACCTCTCTCCAAAGCTGGTGGACTACGGCCTGCACAGGTTCATGACTCCAAGCGGCACCGCCGAGCAGATACTGAATCTAGGAGCGCTAGGGTACCGAGCCCCGGAGCTGGCGAACGCGGCCAAGCCCGCGCCCACGTTCAAGGCGGACGTGTATGCGTTCGGGGTGATCGTCATGGAGATGCTGACACGGAGGAGCGCTGGGGACATCATCTCGGGCCAGTCCGGCGCGGTCGACCTGACCGACTGGGTCCAGATGTGCAGCAGGGAAGGGCGGGGCACTGACTGCTTCGACCGAGACATCGCCGGCCTGGAAGAGTCCCCGAGGGTCATGGACGAGCTGCTGGCGGTCTCGCTTAGGTGCGTCCTCCCTGTAAATGAGAGGCCTAGCATGAAGACGGTCTGCGATGACCTGTGCTCCATAACAGCGTGA